A stretch of Prunus dulcis chromosome 6, ALMONDv2, whole genome shotgun sequence DNA encodes these proteins:
- the LOC117632268 gene encoding protein NEN4 yields MDASTSSSKEGTPEIVFFDIETNVPNRAGQRFWVLEFGAIVVCPQKLVELESYSTLIRPGDLSAVALRSGRSDGITRETVANAPLFKEVSDKIFSILNGRVWAGHNIRRFDCIRIKEAFAEIGRPAPTPVGIIDSLGVLTDKFGRRAGNMKMATLASYFKLGQQKHRSLEDVRMNLEVLKNCATVLFLEASLPSLLNGNCRGSSTITTRSRSNGKSLCREETNRKSPPTALIGYQRAVPYASRGSLEKMTEKVKNLLCRAQGNQPLNTILKHSHSLLR; encoded by the exons ATGGATGCTTCTACTTCATCATCCAAAGAAGGCACACCAGAGATTGTGTTCTTTGACATAGAAACAAATGTACCCAATAGAGCTGGACAGAGGTTCTGGGTATTGGAATTTGGTGCAATTGTAGTTTGCCCTCAGAAACTTGTGGAGCTGGAAAGCTATAGCACCCTCATCAGGCCTGGGGACTTGTCTGCTGTGGCATTGAGATCTGGCCGGTCCGACGGGATCACTAGGGAAACTGTTGCAAATGCACCCTTGTTCAAGGAAGTTTCTGATAAGATATTCAGCATTTTGAATGGTAGGGTGTGGGCAGGCCACAACATCCGAAGATTCGATTGCATTCGGATTAAGGAGGCCTTTGCGGAGATTGGGAGGCCTGCTCCTACTCCGGTTGGGATCATTGATTCTTTAGGGGTGTTAACTGACAAGTTTGGCAGAAGAGCTGGTAATATGAAG ATGGCAACTTTGGCATCTTACTTCAAGCTTGGGCAGCAAAAGCACAG GAGCCTTGAAGACGTTAGGATGAATTTGGAGGTCCTCAAGAACTGCGCAACTGTGCTATTTTTG GAAGCAAGCCTCCCTAGCCTGCTAAATGGCAACTGCCGCGGCTCTTCAACGATCACAACGCGAAGCAGAAGCAATGGGAAATCGTTATGCAGAGAAGAAACTAACCGGAAGTCTCCACCCACTGCTTTGATTGGATATCAAAGAGCGGTTCCATATGCGTCAAGGGGGAGTTTGGAAAAG ATGACAGAGAAGGTAAAGAATCTGCTGTGTAGAGCTCAAGGAAATCAGCCTCTTAATACCATACTGAAGCATTCTCATTCCCTACTCCGGTGA
- the LOC117633209 gene encoding protein AIR2, whose translation MGKREREKAKFDWDEVSEEERNLAEKNPSKSVAERNSSDDDEANEDLSLKIVEKAMLMRAAKLAPDNDVVLGEPSGLVELPSSTSLQEAEVASADLETKTVRKRERKKRIKKTKIEEAVVANEEEKVEAANAVDLAEAEQLNNVEISDNVVLRKLLRGPRYFDPPNSSWGTCFNCGEEGHAAVNCTVAKRKKPCFVCGSLEHHARDCRKGQDCFICKKGGHYAKDCPEKQKRGSLKSQICLKCGDSGHGMFSCRNDYLTEDLKEIQCYVCKRFGHLCCVKYVDTSPQEVSCYRCGQLGHTGMGCVSLRGGETNDFVSPRLCYKCGEGGHYARACTSFANTHQRFGELSNYSTPILKSHKEKRDYTGFKSAPHDLNKAHKRKQTQYEERGMTTPQKTKHRGGWIMDDPGDFSPRNGKRNSWKSPATPPSGRVHASSSRSSKKMWKVSGSPISQGQSRSFHHRYSASRFSNSSADGIRRNYDWW comes from the exons ATgggcaagagagagagggaaaaggCCAAATTTGATTGGGACGAAGTAAGCGAAGAAGAACGAAATTTAGCCGAGAAAAACCCTTCGAAATCTGTTGCTGAAAGGAACAGTAGCGATGACGATGAGGCCAATGAAGATCTCAGCCTCAAGATCGTCGAGAAAGCTATGTTAATGCGTGCGGCCAAGTTGGCTCCGgacaacgacgtcgttttgggcGAGCCAAGCGGTTTGGTTGAACTCCCTTCTTCGACTTCTTTGCAGGAAGCTGAAGTTGCATCTGCAGATTTGGAGACTAAGACGGTACGTAAAagggagaggaagaagaggattAAGAAGACGAAGATTGAAGAAGCT GTGGTTGCTAACGAGGAAGAGAAGGTAGAGGCAGCTAATGCTGTAGATTTGGCTGAGGCGGAGCAACTGAATAATGTTGAGATTAGCGACAATGTTGTGCTGCGGAAACTACTT CGGGGACCAAGGTATTTTGATCCTCCAAATAGTAGCTGGGGAACATGCTTTAACTGTGGCGAAGAAGGTCATGCTGCAGTGAATTGCACCGTAGCTAAGAGAAAGAAACCATGCTTTGTTTGTGGCAGTTTGGAACACCATGCCAGAGACTGCAGAAAG GGACAAGATTGCTTTATTTGCAAAAAAGGTGGACACTATGCTAAAGATTGTCCAGAAAAGCAGAAGAGAGGCTCATTGAAATCCCAAATATGTCTAAAATGTGGAGATTCTGGGCATGGTATGTTCTCATGCAGGAATGATTATTTAACTGAGGATCTTAAG GAAATCCAATGCTATGTCTGCAAAAGATTTGGCCATTTATGTTGTGTCAAGTATGTTGATACTAGTCCCCAGGAAGTTTCATGTTACAGATGTGGTCAATTGGGACATACTGGTATG GGATGCGTAAGTTTGCGTGGTGGGGAAACCAATGATTTTGTATCACCTCGTTTATGCTACAAGTGTGGTGAAGGTGGTCACTATGCTCGTGCATGTACAAGTTTTGCTAAT ACTCACCAGAGATTTGGGGAATTATCTAATTACTCTACTCCCATTTTGAAATCTCATAAGGAAAAGAGAGACTACACGGGGTTCAAGTCCGCTCCGCATGACCTAAATAAAGCtcacaaaagaaaacagaCCCAGTATGAAGAAAGAGGTATGACAACCCCACAAAAGACTAAGCATAGAGGTGGCTGGATAATGGACGATCCAGGGGATTTCTCCCCTAGAAATGGCAAAAGGAACAGTTGGAAGTCTCCAGCAACACCACCATCTGGTAGGGTTCATGCTTCAAGTTCCAGATCCTCTAAaaaaatgtggaaggtttcTGGAAGTCCAATCTCACAAGGGCAATCTAGGTCTTTTCACCACAGATATTCTGCATCGAGGTTTAGCAACTCGAGCGCTGATGGTATTAGAAGAAATTATGATTGGTGGTAG
- the LOC117630381 gene encoding sulfate transporter 2.1-like, whose amino-acid sequence MASSATNHGEKANWVLHAPRPPGPWREFMEFSGDQETSPTDILPSSPKHFKQPSTASLAVETPTAEEKLDLEKNSSPVQRSEWVLNGPEPPGLWHELMDSVRETSYYCGNKYSSLKNQPALKSVVSIQQEIFPILVWGRSYNISKFKHDLLAGLTIASLCIPQSIGYATLAKLDPQYGLYTSVVPPLIYAVMGTSREIAIGPVAVVSLLLPSMIQKLQDPGADPIAYTKLVLTATFFTGIFQASFGLFRLGFLVDFLSHAAIVGFVAGAAIIIGLQQLKGLLGITHFPTNTDVISVMEAVWTSFHHPWSPHNFILGCSFLCFILISRYLGKKNKKLFWLPAVAPLLSVILSTLIVYLTRGDKHGIKIVKHIKDGLNPSSVNLLELHGPYVGDVAKVGLIVALVALTEAIAVGRSFSSIKGYHMDGNKEMMAMGFMNIVGSFTSCYVATGSFSRTAVNYSAGCETPVSNIVMAITVIISLQFLTKLLYYTPTAILASIILSALPGLVDLNKVYRIWKVDKLDFLACIGAFFGVLFASVEIGLLVAVTISFTKIILISIRPGTETLGKLPGTEMFCDTAQYPMAVKIPGVMIIRVKSALFCFANANFIKERIVRWITAQKAADTKGQTKDKEAIHLVILDMSNLINIDTSGIATLEELQKNLISEGIELAIANPRWQVIHKLKLSNFVGKIGGRVFVTVGEAVDASFGGKIATAC is encoded by the exons ATGGCCTCTTCAGCCACTAACCATGGTGAAAAGGCTAATTGGGTGCTCCATGCGCCCCGGCCGCCAGGGCCATGGCGTGAATTTATGGAGTTTTCAGGTGATCAAGAAACTAGTCCCACGGATATCCTTCCAAGTTCCCCCAAACACTTCAAACAACCAAGCACTGCCTCGTTAGCTGTTGAGACCCCAACAGCAGAGGAAAAGCTTGACCTCGAGAAAAACAGCAGCCCGGTTCAAAGGTCTGAATGGGTGCTGAATGGCCCTGAACCCCCAGGTCTATGGCATGAGCTCATGGACTCTGTGAGAGAGACGTCGTACTACTGTGGAAACAAGTACTCATCTCTCAAGAATCAGCCAGCACTCAAAAGTGTAGTCTCTATCCAGCAGGAGATATTTCCTATTCTTGTATGGGGTAGGAGCTAcaacatttcaaaattcaagcatGATTTGTTGGCTGGTCTAACTATAGCAAGCCTCTGCATTCCCCAG AGTATTGGATATGCAACTTTAGCAAAGCTTGATCCCCAATATGGTCTTT ATACAAGTGTTGTACCACCTCTTATTTATGCTGTAATGGGGACTTCAAGAGAGATAGCAATTGGACCTGTAGCTGTGGTGTCTCTCCTTTTGCCCTCAATGATTCAGAAGTTACAAGACCCCGGGGCTGATCCAATTGCTTACACCAAGCTCGTTCTCACCGCGACGTTCTTCACCGGTATTTTCCAAGCTTCCTTCGGACTCTTCAG ATTGGGGTTTCTTGTGGATTTTCTTTCCCATGCCGCAATCGTAGGGTTCGTGGCGGGAGCAGCCATCATCATTGGTCTTCAACAACTGAAAGGGCTACTTGGGATCACTCACTTTCCAACCAATACTGATGTTATCTCTGTTATGGAAGCTGTCTGGACATCTTTCCACCATCCT TGGAGCCCtcataattttattcttgGCTGCTCTTTCCTGTGTTTCATCTTGATATCTAGATATCTG GgtaaaaagaacaagaaactTTTCTGGTTGCCAGCCGTTGCTCCTCTCCTATCTGTCATACTATCGACGCTTATTGTTTATCTAACAAGGGGGGATAAGCATGGAATTAAGATCGTTAAACATATCAAAGATGGCTTAAACCCTAGCTCAGTTAATCTATTAGAGCTCCACGGCCCCTACGTTGGGGATGTGGCCAAAGTTGGGCTCATTGTCGCTCTCGTTGCACTCACG GAAGCAATTGCAGTTGGAAGATCTTTTTCATCCATAAAAGGGTACCACATGGATGGGAACAAGGAAATGATGGCGATGGGCTTCATGAACATAGTAGGATCCTTTACTTCTTGCTATGTTGCAACCG GTTCATTCTCGCGTACGGCCGTGAACTATAGTGCCGGTTGTGAAACTCCGGTGTCAAATATCGTCATGGCCATTACAGTGATCATATCATTGCAATTTTTGACAAAGCTCTTGTATTACACCCCAACAGCGATCCTTGCTTCCATAATTCTCTCAGCTCTTCCGGGACTCGTTGACCTCAATAAAGTGTACAGAATTTGGAAGGTTGATAAGCTAGACTTCTTGGCTTGCATAGGAGCTTTCTTCGGAGTGCTTTTTGCATCTGTGGAGATTGGTCTTCTAGTGGCG GTGACCATATCATTCACAAAAATTATTCTCATCTCAATCCGACCAGGCACAGAAACTCTTGGAAAACTTCCTGGAACTGAAATGTTTTGCGACACCGCACAATATCCAATGGCTGTCAAAATTCCTGGAGTTATGATAATCCGCGTCAAGTCtgccttgttttgttttgcaaatgccaatttcattaaagaaag GATTGTGAGGTGGATAACTGCACAGAAAGCTGCGGACACCAAAGGGCAGACCAAAGACAAAGAGGCCATTCATCTCGTAATTCTTGACATGTCTA ATTTGATTAACATTGATACATCTGGAATAGCTACTCTAGAGGAGCTGCAAAAGAATTTGATCTCCGAAGGAATTGAG ttaGCCATTGCCAACCCTAGATGGCAAGTGATTCACAAACTAAAGCTATCCAACTTTGTGGGAAAAATTGGAGGGAGAGTCTTCGTGACGGTCGGAGAAGCGGTGGATGCAAGTTTCGGTGGAAAAATTGCTACAGCTTGCTAA